The uncultured Treponema sp. genome includes a region encoding these proteins:
- a CDS encoding type II toxin-antitoxin system VapC family toxin, protein MKKIYLLDTNIVSEFSKERPSQNVIALYEARKNFCAISVVTWQELIYGLERMPEGKRKESIVSFTENLKNNIAIIPYDDFAAGICGQLLGKCSKEGKSLPYSDTQIAATAIANGMVLVTHNATDFAEAAERSFLRTEDWFSAE, encoded by the coding sequence ATGAAAAAAATATATCTTCTTGATACAAACATCGTGTCCGAATTCTCAAAGGAACGCCCGAGCCAAAACGTGATTGCTTTATATGAGGCAAGGAAAAATTTCTGTGCAATTTCCGTCGTTACCTGGCAGGAACTTATTTATGGACTTGAAAGAATGCCGGAAGGAAAACGCAAAGAATCAATTGTAAGCTTTACTGAAAATCTGAAAAACAATATCGCGATAATTCCTTACGATGATTTTGCAGCCGGAATCTGCGGTCAGCTTTTAGGAAAATGCTCAAAAGAAGGAAAATCTCTCCCATACAGCGACACACAGATTGCCGCAACCGCAATTGCAAACGGAATGGTTCTTGTAACGCACAATGCAACAGACTTTGCAGAAGCCGCAGAACGCTCTTTTTTGCGCACAGAAGACTGGTTTTCTGCTGAATAA
- a CDS encoding type II toxin-antitoxin system Phd/YefM family antitoxin yields the protein MCRTSIYEARNNLSNFVKIAEGGEPVELTRYDKPVAVIISYEEYEKESPKNKKSWLAEWRKEYKDVLSDEGIPLGPKVYADPNRVIFEE from the coding sequence ATGTGCAGAACTTCGATTTATGAGGCGCGGAACAATCTTTCAAATTTCGTAAAGATTGCGGAAGGCGGAGAGCCTGTGGAACTTACAAGATACGACAAGCCAGTTGCAGTAATTATCAGCTATGAGGAATATGAAAAAGAATCCCCAAAAAACAAAAAAAGCTGGCTTGCAGAATGGCGCAAGGAATACAAGGATGTTCTAAGTGATGAAGGAATTCCTCTCGGACCAAAAGTTTATGCTGACCCTAACAGAGTGATTTTCGAGGAATAG
- a CDS encoding type II toxin-antitoxin system RelB/DinJ family antitoxin, which translates to MAMTVLQTRVDSETKLAAENLFSSLGLDITTAIRLFLKQAINQQKIPFEIVPPKKQFSAEVLAAIDEAKKISRDPNVKSYSSAKALFEDCE; encoded by the coding sequence ATGGCGATGACAGTTCTTCAAACTAGGGTTGATTCAGAAACAAAACTTGCGGCTGAAAATCTTTTTAGTTCATTGGGACTTGATATTACAACTGCAATCCGTTTATTTTTGAAGCAGGCTATAAATCAGCAGAAAATTCCATTTGAGATCGTTCCGCCGAAAAAACAGTTTTCCGCAGAAGTTTTGGCTGCAATTGATGAGGCTAAAAAAATTAGCCGCGACCCAAATGTAAAATCATATTCCTCTGCAAAAGCCCTTTTTGAGGATTGTGAATGA
- a CDS encoding type II toxin-antitoxin system YafQ family toxin: MIFELKKTSQFKASFKRARKRGLDISLLEDIVEKLRTSQPLDKKHCNHELSGNFKGIWECHIQPDWLLLYYKDNDVLVLTLLDTGTHSDIFKK; this comes from the coding sequence ATGATTTTTGAATTAAAGAAAACTTCACAATTTAAAGCTAGTTTTAAACGGGCTAGAAAAAGAGGTCTTGATATATCTTTGCTTGAAGATATTGTTGAAAAACTTAGAACATCTCAGCCACTAGATAAAAAGCACTGCAATCACGAATTGTCAGGAAATTTTAAAGGGATTTGGGAATGCCATATTCAACCTGACTGGCTGCTTCTTTATTACAAGGATAATGATGTTCTTGTTTTAACTTTGCTTGACACAGGAACTCATAGCGACATTTTTAAGAAATAA
- a CDS encoding AMP-binding protein produces MQTATKTPWDFLSKYKDSDFSGEWPTVPEMFFITAKRFPKRPCFTDFEGEGGSKNTLSYSQVEQKVKVLASWFIENGIQKDDRIAVSGKNSPQWGLAFLASLAAGATICPIDYALHEEEIKNLLNTAKPKFFFVDEEKFPTFDAQNAEYKVYSLSPKFSEKYVYNLKPDSTEHDFRSAKEDDLAAILFTSGTTGNPKGVMLTHKNLVSDAYIAQTRMDIFSTDVFYALLPIHHAYTMQAVFIESLSVGAEIVFGKSMAVSRLMKELREGQITMLLGVPLLFNKLLAGIMKGIKAKGPVVNGAIHAMMWISYIIKKVFKVNPGKTLFKSVLKQANIQSLRIAICGGGPLASSVFKIYNEMGIDFVQGYGLTETSPIIALNPISRFKIESVGQYFFPYMEMKILDPSADGIGEVAVKGPMVFKGYYNMEEETAKVFTPDGFFKTGDLGKLDSEGYLILAGRVKNMIVTEGGKNVYPEEIENAFQLFTDIAQITVRGYIADKATKSEQIEALVYASDDLFSRLNINRENSPLDESVKSEIEKIISKVNKELQPYARISKITMLEQPLEMTTTQKVKRGKIS; encoded by the coding sequence ATGCAGACAGCCACAAAGACACCTTGGGATTTTTTAAGCAAATACAAAGACAGCGATTTTTCAGGAGAATGGCCAACAGTTCCCGAAATGTTTTTTATAACAGCAAAGCGGTTTCCAAAAAGACCTTGCTTTACAGACTTTGAAGGCGAAGGCGGCTCAAAAAACACACTTTCATATTCACAGGTAGAACAAAAAGTAAAAGTGCTTGCCTCTTGGTTTATAGAAAACGGAATCCAAAAAGACGACAGAATCGCAGTAAGCGGAAAAAACTCTCCTCAATGGGGACTTGCATTCCTCGCATCGCTTGCCGCCGGAGCTACAATCTGCCCTATAGATTACGCGCTCCATGAAGAGGAAATCAAAAATCTCTTGAACACAGCCAAGCCAAAATTCTTTTTTGTTGATGAAGAAAAGTTTCCGACCTTCGACGCTCAAAATGCTGAATACAAAGTTTATTCGCTCAGCCCGAAGTTTTCAGAAAAATACGTTTACAATTTAAAGCCTGATTCAACTGAACATGATTTCCGCAGTGCAAAAGAAGACGACCTTGCGGCAATTCTTTTTACAAGCGGAACAACAGGAAACCCAAAAGGCGTAATGCTCACCCACAAAAATCTTGTAAGCGACGCATATATCGCGCAGACACGAATGGACATTTTTTCAACTGATGTTTTTTACGCGCTTCTTCCGATTCATCACGCTTACACAATGCAGGCGGTTTTTATAGAAAGCCTTTCCGTGGGAGCTGAAATCGTGTTCGGAAAAAGCATGGCAGTTTCCCGGCTGATGAAAGAGCTTCGCGAAGGACAAATCACAATGCTGCTCGGCGTTCCGCTTTTGTTCAACAAACTTCTTGCAGGAATTATGAAAGGAATCAAGGCGAAAGGTCCGGTTGTAAACGGCGCAATCCATGCCATGATGTGGATTTCCTACATAATAAAAAAAGTTTTCAAAGTAAATCCCGGAAAAACACTTTTTAAAAGCGTGCTGAAACAGGCAAACATTCAGTCGCTAAGAATTGCAATTTGCGGCGGCGGACCACTTGCTTCAAGTGTATTCAAAATTTACAACGAAATGGGAATCGACTTTGTGCAGGGCTACGGACTTACAGAAACAAGCCCGATTATCGCATTGAACCCGATAAGCCGCTTTAAAATTGAAAGTGTCGGACAATATTTCTTTCCGTATATGGAAATGAAAATTCTTGACCCTTCTGCGGACGGAATCGGAGAAGTAGCGGTAAAAGGCCCGATGGTTTTTAAAGGCTACTACAACATGGAAGAAGAAACCGCAAAAGTTTTTACTCCAGACGGATTTTTTAAAACCGGCGACCTTGGAAAACTGGACAGCGAAGGCTACCTTATTCTTGCAGGACGCGTAAAAAACATGATTGTTACAGAAGGCGGCAAAAACGTTTACCCGGAAGAAATTGAAAACGCATTCCAGCTTTTTACAGATATAGCGCAAATCACAGTGCGCGGCTACATTGCAGACAAAGCAACAAAAAGCGAGCAAATCGAAGCGCTTGTATATGCCAGCGACGACCTTTTTTCAAGACTGAACATAAACAGAGAAAATTCTCCGCTAGACGAATCAGTAAAATCAGAAATTGAAAAAATAATCTCAAAAGTAAACAAGGAGCTTCAGCCTTATGCCCGCATCTCAAAAATCACAATGCTAGAACAGCCGCTCGAAATGACCACAACCCAAAAAGTAAAACGAGGAAAAATATCATGA
- a CDS encoding HNH endonuclease signature motif containing protein — MMTNINDFTEERICTYKDEIYSVRDNGAVMRHSKPEKRKRKLDDEWTFGTSINEKGYPCIAQQVIHRIVATAFLGEPPSKNHVVDHINTNRQDNRSSNLRWVTRLENIILNPITCKEIEGLTGMKIEDVLKDITVLHNFDLPPNISWMRTVNQKESDSCLENLTKWANQNSPKNISAGGSLGEWVFRTRKNIFKYEYPEGFEKSDGTKPDIIMSLSPNAAQDKTRWHIPAEFPCCPSKITETPLQDYFENLKQEKIFSKTKQYSSSVLEAALHEDMIIVKAESREINAIKPWSLCTITFENNLFVHRVYMTCFRKESADKYFLVLQGRENEWTGGSVFDEFC, encoded by the coding sequence ATGATGACAAACATAAACGACTTTACAGAAGAAAGAATCTGCACATATAAAGATGAAATTTATTCAGTCCGCGACAACGGAGCTGTTATGCGTCATTCAAAACCAGAAAAACGCAAAAGAAAACTTGATGATGAATGGACTTTTGGAACTTCAATAAATGAAAAAGGCTATCCGTGCATTGCACAGCAAGTAATTCATAGAATTGTAGCAACAGCATTTCTTGGTGAACCGCCTTCAAAAAATCATGTTGTTGACCACATAAACACAAATAGACAGGACAATCGCTCTTCAAATCTTCGCTGGGTAACACGGCTGGAAAATATAATCTTGAATCCTATTACCTGCAAAGAAATTGAAGGTCTGACAGGAATGAAAATAGAAGATGTTCTAAAAGACATAACTGTTCTTCACAACTTTGATTTACCGCCAAATATTTCTTGGATGAGAACTGTAAATCAAAAAGAATCTGATTCTTGCCTTGAAAATCTTACAAAATGGGCAAACCAGAATTCGCCTAAAAATATTTCTGCTGGCGGCAGTCTTGGAGAATGGGTATTTCGAACAAGAAAAAATATTTTCAAATATGAATATCCAGAAGGATTTGAAAAGTCTGACGGAACAAAACCTGATATTATAATGTCGCTTTCGCCAAATGCGGCGCAAGACAAAACAAGATGGCATATTCCGGCAGAATTTCCTTGCTGTCCATCTAAAATAACAGAAACTCCGTTGCAGGATTATTTTGAAAATCTAAAACAAGAAAAAATATTCAGCAAAACTAAACAGTATTCTTCTTCTGTATTGGAAGCTGCATTGCATGAAGATATGATAATTGTAAAAGCAGAAAGTCGCGAAATAAATGCGATAAAACCGTGGAGTCTCTGCACTATTACCTTTGAGAACAATCTTTTTGTCCACCGAGTTTATATGACTTGCTTTAGAAAAGAAAGTGCAGATAAATATTTTCTTGTTCTTCAAGGACGAGAAAACGAGTGGACAGGCGGCTCTGTTTTTGATGAGTTTTGCTGA